The Oscarella lobularis chromosome 12, ooOscLobu1.1, whole genome shotgun sequence genome window below encodes:
- the LOC136193601 gene encoding death-associated protein kinase 1-like isoform X3, which translates to MTSSRDEIERYLAVWNEGDFSAELHRLLLTGKGFRPELWGNGYDLLAPMHYVASRSFETAEEADEWLSFLVEEQGYTIDHPAGELLLYTPLHCACEWGNAFGVEWLVSHGASIDFEDECGNTPYKSACASSVDALKKMLILEKRGCKVSPNAIIVAGRNRFSSSKEAHEVLHHLVCERGMSVNAQGGVLTYGTPLYNAFSSGSIFGVQWLMSNGANVHAILADEDILPIYNDVCGGSIDTLEKLRILEEHGSPVPPDVVFPAASCQYSSCKEAHDVLHHLVVEKGLGINSYDRAVPSWGTPLHYACMSGSFSVVKWLVEHGASVNNLLVDGVTPFMFACESSVDRRLKVHYLSEKGADFLVKDNNNRTALFYAARYSISNKVQNLRHVPTESTLAYECSISQEDFKDVLQLLVTGKGLEINSVDRFGMTPLLYACCCVYYPVLAVRQLIELGADINAKTFMNQNALHLSDNTNTEYTNYISVFEFLIQSGVDVTCKDKKGRAPYQVAFDGEIKMLLRQHYDAVRFSVLREKVRPDSIKVCVIGDEMAGKTTLVNSLLQLDLPPIEDEDRTAGIVIRSGHIPGVGKGTTWDFGAQSTFHSAHGLFFGPSNTLFVLVLFFRKGHSVKPELCLLESGRYWCAFVKAALRLLPPHLRSLLRLLIVGNVIDCGEEKGIEASFQLKRVAEVLQEEFGDTFEIVHVLEMDCSKNDSVRMNDSREKLKVLRQKMLEEADDVPKLCHAIEEKLSLCDETLECFMSLENFYEWVAHDVEVVLTEDERKISVEYLDSTGIIVNLGRRICLRPVWLCCNVIGPLLAPRYFPFGMKTAKPGIVTRKDIESALRAFENYLKHKGTPSPFSVTADSATEVLLYLELCIEAQHAPPGVYQIPALLQDSTPGDAWVENPELDVYRGQRYECANSVDIILPLSFVVFQSRSSRISETSHETWKDGVKLVKIVGEKVIECLVTLGMKKGHCCIDVVLRWSSQTSCHELAKQMLDKLKAMIVAVCEERSPGVLLNWFYLDSTHLKRFDKDPAIYSSRMGCYSSVKDLAIVEVVQEKRAGPCIERVVWRPAEIASQVVSKSSAAPCKGGFPADDDVVSDKLLTACSIVASSCWEEIGTFLLDSSRIDEVREQSRSNTFRAKRVLESWKRKTETPTVRKLLKWLKLAGISKRSIEDAHSELSTS; encoded by the exons ATGACGTCTTCTCGCGATGAGATCGAACGATACCTAGCTGTATGGAATGAAGGAGACTTCTCTGCTGAACTGCATCGTTTACTCTTGACAGGGAAAGGATTTCGTCCTGAGCTCTGG GGCAACGGATACGACCTTCTCGCCCCAATGCACTATGTGGCGAGCAGATCGTTTgagacggcggaggaagcaGACGAGTGGCTTAGCTTTCTTGTTGAGGAACAAGGGTATACGATTGACCATCCAGCAGGAGAG TTACTTTTATACACTCCACTTCATTGTGCGTGCGAGTGGGGAAATGCGTTCGGCGTTGAATGGCTTGTCAGTCACGGCGCATCAATTGATTTCGAAGACGAG TGTGGAAATACGCCTTATAAAAGTGCCTGTGCAAGTTCTGTTGAtgcattgaagaaaatgcttaTTTTGGAGAAACGTGGCTGCAAAGTTTCGCCGAATGCCATT ATTGTAGCTGGGAGGAATCGATTTTCCTCTTCTAAAGAAGCTCACGAAGTTCTTCATCATCTTGTATGCGAAAGGGGAATGAGCGTTAATGCCCAGGGGGGAGTTTTG ACATATGGCACTCCTTTGTATAATGCCTTCAGCTCCGGGAGCATTTTTGGAGTGCAATGGCTCATGAGTAACGGTGCAAATGTTCACGCAATATTA GCCGACGAAGATATTCTACCTATATATAATGATGTCTGTGGAGGTTCTATTGACACACTGGAAAAACTTCGAATTTTGGAAGAGCATGGCTCTCCTGTTCCACCTGATGTTGTT TTTCCTGCAGCATCGTGTCAATATTCTTCGTGTAAAGAAGCTCACGATGTTCTTCATCATCTTGTCGTTGAAAAGGGATTGGGCATTAACAGTTACGATAGAGCGGTACCGTCG TGGGGCACTCCTCTGCATTATGCCTGCATGTCTGGAAGCTTTTCTGTTGTGAAATGGCTTGTGGAACACGGCGCTAGTGTCAATAACCTCCTCGTG GACGGCGTTACGCCTTTTATGTTTGCGTGTGAAAGTAGCGTTGACCGTCGATTGAAAGTGCACTACTTGAGTGAGAAGGGAGCGGATTTTCTAGTCAAGGATAAT AACAATAGaacggctttgttttatgcCGCTCGCTACTCAATCTCTAACAAAGTCCAAAATTTGCGTCATGTTCCAACTGAGAGTACTTTAGCGTACGAATGCTCAATTTCTCAAGAAGACTTCAAAGACGTTCTTCAACTTCTTGTCACTGGTAAAGGCCTTGAAATCAATTCTGTGGATCGG TTCGGGATGACACCCTTATTGTATGCATGCTGTTGCGTTTATTACCCTGTCTTGGCTGTTCGACAGCTAATTGAACTGGGAGCTGATATTAATGCGAAAACTTTC ATGAATCAAAATGCCTTGCATTTGTCTGATAATACGAACACCGAGTACACCAACTACATTTCTGTCTTCGAGTTTTTGATTCAAAGTGGGGTTGACGTCACTTGCAAAGACAAG AAAGGAAGAGCGCCCTATCAGGTGGCATTCGATGGCGAAATAAAAATGCttcttcgacagcattac GACGCAgttcgattttccgttcttcgcGAAAAGGTTCGTCCCGACTCTATCAAAGTGTGCGTGATTGGCGACGAAATGGCGGGCAAGACGACTTTAGTTAATTCCCTTCTTCAACTCGATCTTCCTCCAATCGAAGATGAAGATCGTACAGCCGGCATAGTCATTCGTAGCGGTCATATTCCCGGGGTTGGCAAGGGAACGACGTGGGACTTCGGTGCCCAATCGACATTCCACAGCGCTcacggtctcttctttgGACCGTCCAATacgttgttcgttctcgtccttttctttagaaaagGACACAGCGTTAAACCGGAACTGTGTCTTCTAGAGAGTGGGCGCTATTGGTGCGCCTTTGTCAAGGCGGCCCTGCGCTTGCTTCCGCCACACCTGAGGTCGCTGCTTCGCCTTCTCATTGTCGGTAACGTAATCGACTGCGGAGAGGAGAAGGGAATTGAAGCAAGCTTTCAACTGAAGAGAGTCGCCGAAGTTCTTCAGGAAGAGTTTGGCGACACTTTTGAAATTGTCCACGTGCTTGAAATGGACTGCAGTAAGAACGATTCCGTTCGTATGAACGACAGCAGAGAGAAACTAAAAGTACTTCGCCAAAAAATGCTTGAG GAAGCTGATGATGTGCCCAAACTGTGCCATGCCATCGAAGAGAAACTTTCTCTTTGTGACGAAACCTTAGAGTGCTTTATGTCTCTAGAAAATTTCTACGAATGGGTGGCTCATGACGTCGAGGTCGTTTTGACTGAGGATGAGAGGAAAATTTCGGTTGAGTATTTGGACTCAACAGGAATA ATCGTTAATCTtggtcgtcgaatttgtctCCGACCCGTCTGGCTCTGCTGTAACGTGATTGGTCCACTTCTCGCTCCGCGTTACTTTCCCTTTGGCATGAAAACTGCCAAGCCTGGCATAGTGACACGGAAAGACATCGAATCGGCTCTAAGGGCTTTCGAAAACTACCTGAAACACAAGGGCactccttctcctttctcgGTGACAGCCGACTCAGCGACCGAAGTTCTTCTTTACCTGGAACTGTGCATTGAGGCCCAACATGCACCTCCAGGAGTCTATCAGATTCCGGCTCTTCTTCAAGATTCCACTCCTGGCGACGCTTGGGTTGAAAATCCCGAATTAGACGTGTATCGCGGACAGCGATATGAGTGCGCTAATTCCGTCGATATCATATTGCCCTTGTCGtttgtcgtctttcaatctcgttcgtctcgcatttCGGAAACGAGTCACGAGacgtggaaagacggcgttaAACTAGTAAAGATTGTCGGCGAGAAAGTAATCGAATGTCTTGTCACGCTAGGAATGAAAAAGGGGCACTGTTGtattgacgtcgttttgcgcTGGTCGAGCCAAACGTCGTGTCACGAACTGGCTAAACAAATGCTGGACAAGCTCAAAGCCATGATCGTCGCCGTGtgcgaagaaagaagtccGGGAGTTCTTTTGAACTGGTTTTATTTGGATAGTACTCATCTAAAACGATTTGACAAGGATCCAGCCATTTATTCGTCTCGTATG GGCTGTTATTCTTCTGTCAAAGATTTGGCGATAGTGGAAGTTGTTCAAGAAAAG CGCGCAGGGCCTTGTATTGAGCGCGTGGTTTGGAGGCCGGCAGAG ATAGCAAGTCAAGTTGTCTCTAAGAGTTCTGCAGCTCCCTGCAAAG GCGGCTTCCCGGCGGATGATGACGTGGTGTCCGACAAATTGTTGACCGCGTGCTCTATTGTCGCTTCATCTTGTTGGGAAGAGATTGGTACTTTCCTGCTGGACTCAAGCAGGATTGACGAAGTTCGCGAACAAAGTCGTAGCAACACTTTTCGAGCGAAAAGAGTGCTGGAATCGTGGAAACGGAAAACTGAGACGCCAACAGTGCGAAAGCTTCTAAAGTGGCTAAAGCTGGCTGGTATCAGCAAAAGATCAATCGAAGATGCACATTCGGAATTGTCCACTAGCTAG